A single genomic interval of Antechinus flavipes isolate AdamAnt ecotype Samford, QLD, Australia chromosome 1, AdamAnt_v2, whole genome shotgun sequence harbors:
- the HMOX2 gene encoding heme oxygenase 2 isoform X2 has protein sequence MSTELETPSEGVDESEKRGYGEPEWKNHAKQTDLSELLKDGTKESHDRAENTQFVKDFLKGHIKKDLFKLATTALYFTYSALEEEMDRNKSHPAFAPLYFPTELHRKEALTKDMEYFFGEDWREKVKCSEATQHYVDRIHYVGQHEPELLVAHAYTRYMGDLSGGQVLKKVAQRILKLPSTGEGTQFYLFENIDNAQQFKQFYRARMNALDLDLKTKEKVVEEANRAFEYNMQIFNELDKAGSLLAKESQDGELLIHDGKGDIRKCPYYAAQQGAHEGSACPFKNVLVVLRQPNLQLVLAAVVALASGLMAWYFM, from the exons ATGTCAACTGAATTGGAGACACCATCAGAGGGAGTGGATGAATCTGAAAAAAGAGGCTATGGAGAACCCGAATGGAAAAACCATGCAAA ACAAACGGATCTTTCTGAGCTTCTAAAGGATGGGACCAAGGAGTCTCATGACCGTGCTGAGAATACCCAGTTTGTCAAAGATTTCTTGAAAGGCCATATCAAGAAGGATCTCTTCAAG CTAGCTACCACTGCACTTTATTTCACATACTCGGCTCTGGAAGAAGAGATGGACCGCAACAAGAGTCACCCAGCCTTTGCTCCCTTGTATTTCCCTACGGAGCTACACCGTAAAGAAGCACTGACCAAGGACATGGAGTATTTCTTTGGTGAGGACTGGAGGGAGAAAGTGAAGTGTTCGGAGGCTACTCAGCACTATGTAGACCGGATCCATTATGTGGGGCAGCACGAACCTGAGCTCCTTGTGGCCCATGCCTACACCCGGTACATGGGGGACCTCTCTGGGGGCCAGGTACTGAAGAAGGTGGCTCAGCGGATACTGAAGCTGCCAAGCACAGGAGAAGGGACCCAGTTTTACCTGTTTGAGAATATAGACAATGCCCAGCAGTTCAAGCAGTTTTATCGGGCCAGGATGAATGCCCTGGACCTGGATCTGAAGACCAAGGAGAAAGTTGTCGAGGAGGCTAACAGGGCCTTTGAGTACAACATGCAG ATTTTCAATGAACTGGATAAGGCTGGTTCTTTGCTGGCCAAAGAATCCCAGGATGGAGAGCTCCTAATACATGATGGAAAAGGAGATATCCGCAAGTGCCCGTACTATGCTGCTCAACAAG GTGCCCATGAGGGTAGTGCTTGCCCCTTCAAAAATGTCCTGGTCGTATTGAGGCAGCCCAACCTTCAACTCGTCCTCGCTGCTGTTGTGGCCCTGGCTTCTGGACTGATGGCTTGGTACTTCATGTGA
- the HMOX2 gene encoding heme oxygenase 2 isoform X1, whose product MSTELETPSEGVDESEKRGYGEPEWKNHAKQTDLSELLKDGTKESHDRAENTQFVKDFLKGHIKKDLFKLATTALYFTYSALEEEMDRNKSHPAFAPLYFPTELHRKEALTKDMEYFFGEDWREKVKCSEATQHYVDRIHYVGQHEPELLVAHAYTRYMGDLSGGQVLKKVAQRILKLPSTGEGTQFYLFENIDNAQQFKQFYRARMNALDLDLKTKEKVVEEANRAFEYNMQIFNELDKAGSLLAKESQDGELLIHDGKGDIRKCPYYAAQQGKGAHEGSACPFKNVLVVLRQPNLQLVLAAVVALASGLMAWYFM is encoded by the exons ATGTCAACTGAATTGGAGACACCATCAGAGGGAGTGGATGAATCTGAAAAAAGAGGCTATGGAGAACCCGAATGGAAAAACCATGCAAA ACAAACGGATCTTTCTGAGCTTCTAAAGGATGGGACCAAGGAGTCTCATGACCGTGCTGAGAATACCCAGTTTGTCAAAGATTTCTTGAAAGGCCATATCAAGAAGGATCTCTTCAAG CTAGCTACCACTGCACTTTATTTCACATACTCGGCTCTGGAAGAAGAGATGGACCGCAACAAGAGTCACCCAGCCTTTGCTCCCTTGTATTTCCCTACGGAGCTACACCGTAAAGAAGCACTGACCAAGGACATGGAGTATTTCTTTGGTGAGGACTGGAGGGAGAAAGTGAAGTGTTCGGAGGCTACTCAGCACTATGTAGACCGGATCCATTATGTGGGGCAGCACGAACCTGAGCTCCTTGTGGCCCATGCCTACACCCGGTACATGGGGGACCTCTCTGGGGGCCAGGTACTGAAGAAGGTGGCTCAGCGGATACTGAAGCTGCCAAGCACAGGAGAAGGGACCCAGTTTTACCTGTTTGAGAATATAGACAATGCCCAGCAGTTCAAGCAGTTTTATCGGGCCAGGATGAATGCCCTGGACCTGGATCTGAAGACCAAGGAGAAAGTTGTCGAGGAGGCTAACAGGGCCTTTGAGTACAACATGCAG ATTTTCAATGAACTGGATAAGGCTGGTTCTTTGCTGGCCAAAGAATCCCAGGATGGAGAGCTCCTAATACATGATGGAAAAGGAGATATCCGCAAGTGCCCGTACTATGCTGCTCAACAAGGTAAAG GTGCCCATGAGGGTAGTGCTTGCCCCTTCAAAAATGTCCTGGTCGTATTGAGGCAGCCCAACCTTCAACTCGTCCTCGCTGCTGTTGTGGCCCTGGCTTCTGGACTGATGGCTTGGTACTTCATGTGA